In Mycolicibacterium nivoides, the DNA window GACGCCGGGGCGCTGACCGCGGGCGTCCGCCAGATCGCGGTTCTGCCGTTCGATCACACGCGCCGGTCCACCACGACGCTTGTCGACGACCCCGGGCGCGACCAGCGGACACTGATCACCAAGGGGGCACCCGAGCAGGTGCTGGCCAGGTGCGCCCAGGTGCCGGAATCGGCTCACCAAACGCTCGATCGACTGTTCGCCGAAGGCCGGCGGGTCGTCGCGGTCGCCGTCAAGCCCGCGTCCGGACTCGCGGCTGTGACCCCAGCCGACGAAACCGACCTCCGCCTGGCCGGGTTTCTGTCCTTTGCCGACAACCCCAAGTCAGCTGCCCGAGAGTCGTTGGCCAAACTGGCCGAACTGGAAATCGACGTGAAAGTTGCCACTGGAGACAATCCGCGGGTGGCCGAAAAAGTCTGTACCGAACTCGGTTTGGCGTCGAAAGGCACGATCACCGGCGTCGAGATGGACAAACTCGATGACCTCGAATTCGATCGGATGGTCACCCAGACAACCATTTTCGCCCGCGTCACCCCGGAACAGAAGGCGCGGGTGATCACCTCGGCGCGCAAACAAGGACGCTCGGTCGGCTTCCTCGGTGATGGTGTGAATGATGCGCTGGCCCTTCACGCGGCCGATGTCGGCATCTCGGTGGACTCGGCGACCGACGTCGCCAAAGATGCCGCCGATGTCGTACTCCTGGAGAAGGATCTCGGCGTTCTCGCCGATGGTGTGTCGGAGGGACGACGCATCTTCGCCAACACGATCAAGTACGTATTGATGGGCACGTCAAGCAATTTCGGCAACATGTTCAGCGCCGCCGCGGCGTCCGCGGTGCTGCCGTTTCTCCCGATGCTGCCCGGGCAGATCCTGCTGAACAACCTGCTCTACGACAGTTCCCAGCTGGCCATCCCCACCGACCGCGCCGATCCGGAGCAACTGCGCGCGCCGTCACACTGGAACATCGCGTTCATCAGGCGGTTCATGCTGACGTTCGGGCCGATCAGTTCCTTGTTCGACTTCCTGACCTTCGGCTTGATGCTCGGTGTGCTGCACGCGGCGCCCGCCGAGTTTCGCACCGGGTGGTTCGTGGAGTCATTGGCCACCCAGACCCTGATCATCTTCGTCATCCGGACCCGCCGCATTCCGTTCTTCCGCAGCGTGCCGAGCGGTCCGCTGATCGCGACGACCTTCGGTGCAGTCGCGATCGGGATCGCGCTTACCCTGTCGCCCTTGGCATCTCGCCTAGGTTTCGCACCGTTGCCGTGGCAGTTCTTTGCCGCACTGGTGCTACTGACAGTGGGCTACCTGGTCTTGGTCGAGTTCACCAAGAAGGTGTTCTATGCCGATCCGATGCATCTGGCGGGTGCGCCGGTTCGCACCCGCGGGCGTCTCCATCGCATCGAACGCCGAGCCTCCAGGTTCGTGCACCATCCGAGCTCGGCCACCCGATGATGGGGAGTCGCCCGGGGGCCGGCACACGGATCAGATCTGCCAGTCTTGCGCGCCATCCGGCTGGTTGTAGAGGCCGACGGAGTTCTTGACGACGACAGGGTCGCCACTGCCGAAGTGGTCGAAGAACCATTGCGCGTTCGCGGGGCTGAGGTTGGGGCAGCCGTGGCTGACGTTGCGCTTGCCCTGAGCGCCGACCGACCATGGTGCGCTGTGCGCGAAAATGCCCGTGTTACTGAGGCGGACCGCATTCTGGACCTTGAGCTTGTAGCCTTCGGCCGAGTTCACCGGCACCCCGTACGTAGACGAGTCCATGATGATGTCGGCGAACTTCTCCAGCACGTAATACGTGCCGTTGGGGGTTTCATAGCCCGGCTTCCCCAGGGAGACGGGGAAGGTCTTCTCCAGCGTGCCGTTGCGGTGGATCTGCATCTGATGGGTGTTGTTGTCGATGGTCGCCACCAACGAATCGCCGACCTGGAAACTGGACTTCGTGCCTGCGGCGTCAATGTTCACGACGGTGCCGGCGGGCCAGAAATCGATTGGGCGCCAACGTACTTGACTATCGCTCATCCAGTAGAACTTGCCGGGCACCGGAGGGTTGGAGGATATGTGGATCGCGTCCTCGGCCATCTGACGGTCGGCGATCGGCCGCTGGAACGTGATGGAGATCGGCTTGGCGACACCGACCGTCGACCCGTTGGCAGGATTGAACGCGGGTGGCAGAAACGGCGGCTCGCCGCTGAACGGCAAGGGGTTCTGTCCCGGCGGGGTCGCGACATTGGCCGCCGCGCCGAACGGGTTGA includes these proteins:
- the mgtA gene encoding magnesium-translocating P-type ATPase, giving the protein MSTLHTQSEGLSSAEASARLSQHGPNIIRTHRVSAWAVLRRQLNNAVLILLAVTAVASAFLGDATQSIIIGIILVISIGLGFVNEYRAERATEALHSRVQHTAVARRDGKAVKVGVTELVPGDVIQLTLGEAVPADVRLFDVTGLECNEGILTGESMTAEKSVDVVAMDTALADATDLAFMGTIVSAGTGIGVVYATGADAEFGRIAVGLSQNAPETDFQAGLRKFSYLLLYVALTLTVFILLANVMLRRPVIESVLFALAIAVGITPQLLPAVVSSSLASGSRELAKRKVLVKRLVSIEDLGDIDVLITDKTGTLTDGRISFIDAVDAAGIHSGDVLRDGLLATDVDPATGGASGNEMDAALWQADGVDAGALTAGVRQIAVLPFDHTRRSTTTLVDDPGRDQRTLITKGAPEQVLARCAQVPESAHQTLDRLFAEGRRVVAVAVKPASGLAAVTPADETDLRLAGFLSFADNPKSAARESLAKLAELEIDVKVATGDNPRVAEKVCTELGLASKGTITGVEMDKLDDLEFDRMVTQTTIFARVTPEQKARVITSARKQGRSVGFLGDGVNDALALHAADVGISVDSATDVAKDAADVVLLEKDLGVLADGVSEGRRIFANTIKYVLMGTSSNFGNMFSAAAASAVLPFLPMLPGQILLNNLLYDSSQLAIPTDRADPEQLRAPSHWNIAFIRRFMLTFGPISSLFDFLTFGLMLGVLHAAPAEFRTGWFVESLATQTLIIFVIRTRRIPFFRSVPSGPLIATTFGAVAIGIALTLSPLASRLGFAPLPWQFFAALVLLTVGYLVLVEFTKKVFYADPMHLAGAPVRTRGRLHRIERRASRFVHHPSSATR
- a CDS encoding L,D-transpeptidase — protein: MQHRTRHLWIAAIAATVMVTASTVAGTTALAEPAGPPQPVEPAPQLDPAPMPWLNPFGAAANVATPPGQNPLPFSGEPPFLPPAFNPANGSTVGVAKPISITFQRPIADRQMAEDAIHISSNPPVPGKFYWMSDSQVRWRPIDFWPAGTVVNIDAAGTKSSFQVGDSLVATIDNNTHQMQIHRNGTLEKTFPVSLGKPGYETPNGTYYVLEKFADIIMDSSTYGVPVNSAEGYKLKVQNAVRLSNTGIFAHSAPWSVGAQGKRNVSHGCPNLSPANAQWFFDHFGSGDPVVVKNSVGLYNQPDGAQDWQI